From a region of the Arachis ipaensis cultivar K30076 chromosome B09, Araip1.1, whole genome shotgun sequence genome:
- the LOC107616028 gene encoding pentatricopeptide repeat-containing protein At1g09410-like, whose protein sequence is METFQMPKNNLQPCVPTGVSEKRFTVQACIPTKSVSLGKQLHSLIITSGCSSDKFVSNHLLNLCSKFGELRAAVLLFDRMPSRNIMLCKIMIKAHLEMGSFESAKKLFDEMPEKNDEYSLDNVLRGCAHLTALFAGQQIHAYVIKMDIRCSIINITPENIAVALGLTASGPLQFLVKRIQAEIKQDMEIAKRAQVRKQLKQRKKVEKKEKRSVIFAESEMQSKKRKQFIEDSSSKKETKSSKKETGSENEMQEKFTNLSETGLHSTEAHYDPSEMLKEQDELLNEAAPVLEAIIGSNPQEKMIVL, encoded by the exons ATGGAAACTTTTCAGATGCCAAAGAACAATTTGCAACCTTGTGTTCCAACGGGCGTATCAGAGAAGCGTTTCACAGTACAAGCATGCATTCCCACAAAGTCTGTTTCTTTGGGGAAGCAGCTTCATTCTTTGATTATTACTTCTGGCTGTTCCTCCGACAAGTTCGTTTCCAACCATCTCCTCAACCTGTGTTCGAAATTTGGGGAGCTCCGAGCTGCAGTCTTACTGTTTGATAGAATGCCTAGTAGGAACATCATGTTGTGTAAAATCATGATCAAAGCCCATCTTGAAATGGGTAGTTTTGAGAGTGCCAAGAAATTGTTTGACGAAATGCCCGAGAAGAAT GATGAGTACTCGCTGGATAATGTGCTCAGGGGATGTGCACACCTCACAGCTTTGTTTGCAGGCCAACAGATTCATGCTTATGTTATAAAAA TGGACATACGGTGTAGTATAATCAACATCACCCCAGAAAATATAGCAGTTGCACTAGGCTTGACTGCATCAG GTCCACT GCAATTTCTGGTTAAAAGAATACAAGCTGAGATCAAGCAAGACATG GAAATTGCGAAAAGAGCACAAGTTAGAAAACAACTAAAACAGAGAAAGAAGgtagaaaagaaggaaaagaggAGTGTTATTTTTGCTGAATCCGA gATGCAATCCAAAAAAAGGAAACAATTTATTGAGGATTCATCTTCTAAAAAAGAAACCAAATCTTCCAAAAAAGAAACTGGATCTGAGAATGA GATGCAAGAAAAATTCACTAATCTTTCAGAAACTGGGCTTCACTCCACCGAAGCTCACTATGATCCTTCAGAAAT GTTGAAGGAACAAGATGAATTATTAAATGAAGCAGCTCCTGTTCTAGAAGCAATAATAGGTAGTAATCCTCAAGAAAAAATGATTGTTCTTTAG